The proteins below come from a single Arthrobacter crystallopoietes genomic window:
- a CDS encoding TIGR03557 family F420-dependent LLM class oxidoreductase, translated as MTTSLTIGYAAMLEQFHPREAVELSEYAEQKGFSGVMAADHFQPWVPAQGESAFVWNVLSALGERTKGDIGPGVTCPTFRWHPAMVAQASATLAAMYPGRHWLGLGSGEALNEHITGQYWPEPPERINRMFEAIEIINKLFTNSLAGKDVRHNGAYYKMESTRLWTMPEVPPEILVATAGPVTAKRAGKHAGGLITVGAPLDKVAMLFDRFDAGAKEAGKDPSRMPKVLQLHLSWAPTYEEALSNAMTEWPNGGMKFPKGDIRSPFELEQMAKLVRPEDFEGRLVISEDPDVHRSYIQKFADLGFDRIYLHNVGRNQREWIDVFGAKVLPVLIR; from the coding sequence ATGACTACGTCCCTGACAATCGGTTACGCTGCGATGCTCGAGCAGTTCCACCCCCGCGAGGCAGTTGAACTCTCCGAATATGCCGAGCAGAAGGGCTTCTCCGGCGTGATGGCGGCGGACCACTTCCAGCCATGGGTGCCGGCGCAGGGCGAATCGGCCTTTGTCTGGAATGTGCTCTCCGCCCTGGGGGAGCGGACCAAGGGGGACATCGGGCCCGGCGTCACGTGCCCGACTTTCCGCTGGCATCCGGCGATGGTGGCGCAGGCCTCGGCGACGCTGGCGGCCATGTATCCGGGCCGGCACTGGCTGGGGCTGGGCTCGGGGGAAGCGCTGAACGAGCACATCACCGGGCAGTACTGGCCGGAACCGCCGGAGCGGATCAACAGGATGTTCGAGGCGATCGAGATCATCAACAAGCTGTTCACCAACTCGCTGGCGGGAAAGGATGTCCGGCACAACGGCGCCTACTACAAGATGGAGTCCACCCGGTTGTGGACCATGCCCGAGGTGCCACCCGAAATCCTGGTGGCTACCGCGGGCCCGGTCACGGCCAAGCGCGCGGGCAAGCATGCCGGCGGACTGATAACCGTGGGGGCGCCGCTGGATAAAGTGGCGATGCTCTTCGACCGTTTCGACGCCGGGGCCAAGGAAGCGGGCAAGGATCCGTCCCGAATGCCGAAGGTGCTCCAGCTGCATCTGAGCTGGGCCCCGACCTACGAGGAAGCGCTGTCCAACGCCATGACCGAGTGGCCAAACGGCGGCATGAAGTTCCCCAAGGGGGACATCCGGTCTCCGTTCGAGCTGGAGCAGATGGCCAAGCTGGTCCGGCCGGAAGACTTCGAAGGCCGGCTGGTCATCTCCGAAGATCCGGACGTGCACCGCTCCTACATCCAGAAATTCGCGGATCTGGGGTTCGACCGGATCTACCTGCACAACGTGGGCCGCAACCAGCGCGAGTGGATCGACGTGTTCGGCGCCAAAGTCCTTCCGGTGCTGATCCGATGA
- a CDS encoding ABC transporter ATP-binding protein — MNPVTGPVQPLTSSRRSGDAATPASPAAPPGVSLQGLGLDYRAGGKLILDGVDCHVPAGTVTALLGPNGAGKSSLLQLLGAVAVPHTGSVQLNGSNLHALRRKERARQLAFVEQRADTDLPLTVLDVVLLGRLPYRSLLAGTSDEDLGVARRSLTAVGLDSFAQRRYGTLSGGERQRVQLAKALAQEPEVLLLDEPTNHLDVNAQLASMELVHNLAAGGVAVLAALHDINIAAAYCDQVIVLQEGKVVAAGPTPEVLTPDLIRRVYGVDAVVLEHPLTGRPLVALSPLPEASLRTASAQPSSRASTRAAASPAS, encoded by the coding sequence ATGAATCCGGTAACCGGCCCCGTGCAGCCCTTGACCTCGAGCCGGCGTTCCGGCGACGCGGCCACGCCAGCTTCTCCCGCCGCGCCGCCCGGCGTTTCGCTGCAGGGACTGGGCCTGGACTACCGGGCAGGCGGCAAGCTCATTCTCGACGGCGTGGACTGCCACGTCCCGGCAGGCACCGTGACCGCGCTGCTCGGTCCCAACGGCGCGGGCAAATCGAGCCTGCTGCAGCTGCTGGGCGCCGTCGCCGTGCCCCATACCGGTTCCGTCCAGCTGAATGGTTCCAACCTGCATGCCCTGCGCCGCAAGGAGCGCGCCCGCCAGCTGGCCTTCGTGGAGCAAAGGGCAGACACTGACCTGCCGCTGACCGTGCTGGATGTGGTGTTGCTGGGCCGGCTGCCTTACCGTTCCCTGCTGGCAGGCACCAGCGACGAGGACCTGGGCGTTGCCCGGCGCAGCCTCACCGCGGTGGGCCTCGACAGCTTCGCCCAGCGCCGGTACGGCACCCTGTCCGGCGGCGAGCGCCAGCGGGTCCAGCTGGCCAAGGCCCTCGCCCAGGAACCGGAAGTCCTGCTGCTCGATGAGCCGACCAACCATCTGGACGTCAACGCCCAACTGGCCAGCATGGAGCTGGTCCACAACCTGGCAGCCGGCGGAGTGGCGGTCCTGGCCGCGCTGCACGACATCAACATCGCCGCCGCCTACTGCGACCAGGTGATTGTCCTGCAGGAGGGCAAAGTCGTAGCGGCCGGGCCCACACCGGAAGTCCTGACGCCGGACCTGATCCGCCGGGTCTACGGGGTGGACGCCGTGGTGCTGGAGCACCCGCTCACGGGCAGGCCGCTGGTGGCCTTGAGCCCGTTGCCCGAGGCTTCACTGCGCACTGCTTCGGCCCAGCCCTCCTCCCGTGCTTCCACCCGGGCTGCCGCCAGTCCTGCTTCATAA
- a CDS encoding putative F420-0 ABC transporter permease subunit, with translation MSLREHPRLKITTTAPGTFAGSLSGRRPMSGVLWGAVLLAALVASVLITVSIGPANLSPLQVLGSILRHLGLRPESFGAAVELTAIQDGIVWELRLPRLLTAALVGAGLAVSGAVMQALTRNPLADPYLLGLSSGASLGAVAVLLLGAAVLLPVAAFAGAMAAMVLTLGLASALGVITPTRTVLAGLAVSALASALASFIIFFSAQGDSYREVLSWMMGSLSAATWGSVAITGVAFALAGTPVVLSGRILDGFAFGDIAAAALGLNVTAIRWLLLGGTAILTGAMVSVSGSIGFVGLILPHAVRLLTGARHRALLPLSALAGALFMVWADTLARTLFDPREIPVGIITALLGAPVFIVMLWRWRNAS, from the coding sequence ATGAGCCTGCGCGAGCACCCAAGGCTCAAGATAACGACGACGGCGCCCGGCACCTTTGCCGGTTCCCTGTCCGGCCGGCGGCCGATGTCCGGTGTGTTGTGGGGCGCAGTCTTGCTGGCCGCGCTCGTCGCCTCGGTGCTAATCACTGTCTCGATCGGCCCTGCCAACCTGTCGCCGCTGCAGGTACTCGGCTCCATACTCCGGCATCTGGGCCTTCGTCCGGAGAGCTTTGGCGCCGCCGTCGAGCTGACCGCCATCCAGGACGGCATTGTCTGGGAGCTGCGGCTGCCCCGGCTGCTCACGGCCGCGCTGGTCGGCGCCGGCCTCGCCGTCAGCGGCGCGGTCATGCAGGCACTCACACGCAATCCTCTGGCCGACCCCTACCTGCTGGGGCTGAGCTCCGGAGCTTCGCTGGGCGCCGTCGCGGTCCTCCTGCTGGGCGCCGCAGTACTGCTGCCGGTGGCGGCGTTTGCCGGCGCGATGGCCGCGATGGTGCTCACCCTCGGACTGGCTTCGGCCCTGGGCGTCATCACCCCCACCCGCACGGTGCTCGCCGGGCTGGCGGTCTCCGCGTTGGCTTCCGCACTGGCCTCCTTCATCATCTTCTTCTCCGCACAGGGCGATTCCTACCGCGAAGTGCTCAGCTGGATGATGGGCTCACTGTCGGCCGCAACCTGGGGCTCCGTCGCCATCACCGGCGTCGCGTTTGCCCTGGCCGGTACGCCGGTAGTGCTGTCCGGGCGGATCCTTGACGGCTTCGCGTTCGGCGACATCGCAGCGGCGGCCCTCGGCCTTAATGTCACCGCCATCCGATGGCTCCTGCTGGGCGGAACGGCCATACTCACCGGGGCCATGGTCTCGGTCAGCGGTTCCATCGGCTTCGTCGGCCTGATCCTGCCGCACGCCGTCCGGCTGCTGACGGGCGCACGGCACCGCGCGCTGCTTCCGCTCTCCGCCCTGGCCGGCGCCCTGTTCATGGTCTGGGCGGACACCCTGGCCAGGACGCTGTTCGACCCGCGCGAAATCCCGGTCGGCATCATTACCGCGTTGCTCGGAGCGCCGGTCTTCATCGTCATGCTCTGGCGCTGGAGGAACGCCTCATGA
- a CDS encoding putative F420-0 ABC transporter substrate-binding protein → MRNPASLRSVLPLLAAASLVLAGCGSPAPAGSVPGGSAAAGSAPASGFPFTVDNCGTKVTFTAPPERAVTIKSTSTELLLALGLGDRMVGTAFADGPVPEQWQQDIPVISEQLPAQEPVLALEPDFIYAGWESNFSADGAGEREALGKLGINTYVSPAACQQPGYRPAPLTFENIFASIREMGRIFDADAAAAQLVNEQREQLDAIEPHGKELSALWYSSGSDTPFVGGASGAPQLVMEAAGLTNVAADVDQAWSPLSWEVVAERNPDVIVLVDSSWGSTEKKIGVLEAHPVISQLDAVKEGRYLVVPFAASEAGVRSVETVQSLADQLAELDQP, encoded by the coding sequence ATGCGCAATCCCGCCTCGTTACGCTCCGTTTTGCCCCTCCTGGCCGCGGCTTCGCTGGTGCTCGCCGGGTGCGGCAGCCCGGCGCCGGCCGGTTCCGTTCCGGGTGGCTCCGCTGCTGCTGGCTCCGCACCGGCTTCGGGCTTTCCCTTCACAGTGGATAACTGCGGCACCAAGGTCACCTTCACGGCACCGCCGGAGCGTGCCGTGACGATCAAATCCACCAGCACGGAACTGCTGCTCGCCCTCGGCCTGGGCGACAGGATGGTGGGAACGGCCTTCGCCGACGGCCCCGTGCCGGAGCAGTGGCAGCAGGACATCCCGGTGATCTCCGAGCAGTTGCCGGCCCAGGAACCGGTGCTGGCGCTGGAGCCCGACTTCATCTACGCGGGGTGGGAATCCAACTTCTCCGCGGACGGCGCCGGCGAGCGCGAGGCATTGGGCAAGCTCGGCATCAACACCTATGTCTCGCCCGCGGCGTGCCAGCAGCCGGGCTACCGGCCGGCTCCGCTGACCTTCGAGAACATCTTCGCCAGCATCCGGGAAATGGGCCGGATTTTCGACGCCGATGCCGCGGCCGCCCAGCTCGTCAATGAACAACGGGAGCAGCTCGACGCAATAGAGCCGCACGGCAAGGAGCTCTCTGCGCTCTGGTACAGCTCCGGCTCGGACACCCCGTTTGTCGGCGGCGCCAGCGGAGCTCCCCAGCTGGTGATGGAGGCGGCGGGCTTGACGAATGTGGCCGCCGATGTGGACCAGGCGTGGTCCCCGTTGTCCTGGGAAGTTGTCGCGGAACGGAATCCCGATGTCATAGTGCTGGTGGATTCCAGCTGGGGCAGCACCGAGAAGAAGATCGGCGTGCTGGAGGCACATCCGGTGATCTCGCAGCTGGACGCGGTCAAGGAGGGCCGGTACCTGGTGGTCCCTTTCGCCGCTTCCGAAGCCGGTGTCCGCAGCGTCGAAACAGTCCAGTCCCTGGCGGACCAGCTGGCCGAGCTCGATCAGCCATGA
- a CDS encoding nitrilase-related carbon-nitrogen hydrolase: protein MTTVRAALTQTTWTGDEESMVRKHEDFVRKAATEGAQVICFQELFHGPYFGIVQDSKYYDFAQPVPGPLTERFAKLAAEHHMVIILPVYEEEQPGIYYNTAAVIDADGTYLGKYRKNHLPHVDKFWEKFYFRPGNLGWPIFDTAVGKVGLNICYDRHFPESWRALGLNGAHLVFNPNASKPGLSNRLWELEQPTAAAANGYYVVVPNRVGSEANEFGDEAVNFYGTSYVVDPQGNYVGELGSGSEEELLIRDLDMDLVRTARNSWQFYRDRRPDAYGPIVAP, encoded by the coding sequence ATGACAACGGTTAGGGCAGCACTCACACAGACCACCTGGACCGGGGACGAGGAGTCCATGGTCAGGAAACATGAAGACTTCGTGCGCAAGGCAGCGACCGAGGGCGCCCAGGTGATCTGCTTCCAGGAACTGTTCCATGGGCCCTACTTCGGCATCGTCCAGGACAGCAAGTACTACGACTTCGCGCAGCCGGTGCCGGGTCCGTTGACGGAACGCTTCGCCAAGCTGGCAGCCGAGCACCACATGGTCATCATCCTTCCGGTCTATGAAGAGGAACAGCCCGGCATCTACTACAACACCGCCGCGGTGATAGACGCGGACGGGACGTATCTGGGCAAGTACCGCAAGAACCATCTGCCGCATGTGGACAAGTTCTGGGAGAAGTTCTATTTCCGGCCCGGCAACCTCGGCTGGCCGATCTTCGACACCGCAGTGGGCAAGGTCGGACTGAACATCTGCTACGACCGGCACTTCCCGGAAAGCTGGCGGGCGCTCGGCCTCAACGGTGCACACTTGGTCTTCAACCCGAACGCCTCCAAACCCGGCCTTTCCAACCGGTTGTGGGAGCTGGAACAGCCGACCGCCGCTGCCGCCAACGGCTACTACGTGGTGGTGCCGAACCGCGTGGGATCGGAAGCCAACGAGTTCGGCGACGAGGCCGTGAACTTCTACGGCACCTCCTATGTTGTGGACCCGCAGGGGAACTACGTGGGCGAACTGGGCAGCGGCAGCGAAGAGGAGCTGCTGATCCGTGACCTGGACATGGACCTGGTGCGCACCGCCCGCAACAGCTGGCAGTTCTACCGCGACCGTCGCCCTGATGCCTACGGGCCGATCGTCGCGCCGTAA
- the hydA gene encoding dihydropyrimidinase codes for MSTSLIAGGTVVSSTGRSEADVLIDGEKIVAVLAPGSTLLGHDLKSSVDTVLDAAGKYVVPGGIDAHTHMQMPFGGTEASDTFETGTRAAAWGGTTTIVDFAIQKYGERVMDSLQSWHDKADGECAIDYGFHQIIGDVNDDSLKAMEGLTGEGISSYKLFMAYPGVFYSDDAQIYKAMRVGAETGLMTMMHAENGPAIDAMVAELLAQGKTDPYYHGVARAWQMEEEATHRAIMLANLTGAPLYVVHVSAKQAVAQLAAARHNGQNVFGETCPQYLYLSLEDQLGAPGFEGAKWVCSTPLRSKLEHHQDHMWQALRTNELQMVSTDHCPFCMKGQKDMGVGDFSKIPNGIGGVEHRMNLIYQGVVDGKIPLERWVEITSTTPARMFGMYGRKGVITPGADADVVIYNPQGHTSIGLEKTHHMNMDYSAWEGFEIDGHVDTVLSRGRVIVDDNQYLGSKTHGQYLRRDPSQYLI; via the coding sequence ATGTCTACATCCTTGATCGCCGGCGGGACCGTGGTCAGCTCGACAGGCCGCAGCGAAGCGGACGTGCTGATCGACGGCGAAAAGATCGTAGCCGTACTGGCGCCCGGTTCGACCCTGCTGGGCCATGACCTGAAGTCCTCGGTGGACACAGTGCTGGACGCCGCCGGCAAATATGTTGTCCCCGGCGGGATCGACGCGCACACGCACATGCAGATGCCGTTCGGTGGCACCGAGGCGAGCGACACTTTCGAAACCGGGACACGCGCCGCCGCCTGGGGAGGTACGACGACGATTGTGGACTTTGCGATCCAAAAGTACGGTGAGCGCGTGATGGACTCGCTGCAGTCCTGGCACGACAAGGCCGACGGCGAATGCGCCATCGACTACGGCTTCCACCAGATCATCGGCGACGTGAACGACGATTCTCTCAAGGCCATGGAGGGCCTGACCGGCGAGGGGATCTCCAGCTACAAACTGTTCATGGCGTATCCGGGTGTCTTCTACAGCGACGACGCGCAGATCTACAAGGCGATGCGAGTGGGGGCCGAAACCGGCCTGATGACCATGATGCACGCCGAGAACGGTCCGGCCATCGATGCCATGGTGGCCGAACTGCTCGCCCAGGGCAAAACCGATCCCTACTACCACGGGGTGGCGAGGGCCTGGCAGATGGAGGAGGAAGCCACCCACCGGGCCATCATGCTGGCCAACCTCACCGGCGCCCCGTTGTACGTAGTCCATGTCTCGGCCAAGCAGGCCGTGGCCCAGCTGGCGGCCGCCCGGCACAACGGCCAGAACGTCTTCGGCGAAACCTGCCCCCAGTACCTGTACCTCTCGCTGGAAGACCAGCTGGGTGCGCCGGGCTTCGAGGGGGCCAAATGGGTGTGCTCCACGCCCTTGCGGTCCAAGCTTGAGCATCACCAGGACCACATGTGGCAGGCGCTGCGGACCAACGAGCTCCAGATGGTCTCCACCGACCACTGCCCCTTCTGCATGAAGGGGCAGAAGGACATGGGCGTGGGAGATTTCTCCAAGATCCCCAATGGCATCGGCGGCGTGGAGCACCGGATGAACCTGATCTACCAGGGCGTCGTGGACGGCAAGATCCCGCTGGAGCGCTGGGTGGAAATCACCAGCACCACCCCCGCACGGATGTTCGGCATGTACGGACGCAAAGGCGTCATCACCCCCGGTGCCGATGCCGACGTCGTTATTTACAACCCGCAAGGGCATACGTCCATCGGATTGGAGAAGACCCACCACATGAACATGGACTACTCCGCGTGGGAAGGCTTCGAGATCGACGGCCACGTGGACACCGTCCTGTCCCGCGGTCGCGTCATCGTCGACGACAACCAGTACCTGGGCAGCAAGACGCACGGGCAGTATCTCAGGCGTGATCCCAGCCAGTACCTGATCTAG